From a single Lolium rigidum isolate FL_2022 chromosome 7, APGP_CSIRO_Lrig_0.1, whole genome shotgun sequence genomic region:
- the LOC124679330 gene encoding uncharacterized protein LOC124679330, translated as MSSSKLEGGKLLSSRILSLRDSSSNTVANASFRVYYSVGAGTVPFVWETKPGTPKSTVIPAATDYDAPPPPIISPPPSYLSRTRKTYTRRAPSASRSSRWGWMTSWLDIRRWMSPPKGVWHAPDGAADEVERQRRPRRDAPIFLCSCASDQPGRHG; from the coding sequence ATGAGCTCGAGTAAGCTTGAAGGCGGGAAGCTGCTGAGCTCCAGGATCCTGTCGTTGAGGGATAGCTCCAGCAACACCGTCGCCAACGCCTCCTTCAGGGTCTACTACAGCGTCGGCGCCGGCACCGTGCCCTTCGTCTGGGAGACCAAGCCCGGAACCCCAAAGAGCACCGTCATCCCCGCCGCCACCGACTACGACGCGCCACCCCCGCCGATcatctcgccgccgccgtcctacCTGTCCAGAACAAGGAAGACGTACACGAGGAGAGCGCCATCCGCTTCCCGGTCTTCGCGGTGGGGATGGATGACCAGCTGGCTCGACATCAGGAGGTGGATGTCGCCGCCCAAAGGCGTCTGGCACGCGCCGGACGGCGCCGCCGATGAGGTGGAACGGCAGCGGCGGCCCCGGCGAGACGCGCCCATCTTCCTCTGCAGCTGCGCTTCTGATCAGCCAGGCAGGCATGGATAG